A genomic segment from Mastomys coucha isolate ucsf_1 unplaced genomic scaffold, UCSF_Mcou_1 pScaffold7, whole genome shotgun sequence encodes:
- the Idnk gene encoding probable gluconokinase isoform X2, with protein sequence MEAPRVLLVMGVSGSGKSTVGALLASKLGWKFYDADDYHSEENRLKMGRGVPLSDQDRIPWLYSLHDILLRDVALGQPVVLACSALKKMYRDVLIRGGSDVPLKSDDSVKEEPLAGRKLLVVYLCGSFDVIYGRLLQRKGHFMPPELLQSQFSILEPPSAPENFIQVSVDRGLPEITAAIMEALK encoded by the exons ATCCACTGTGGGCGCACTGCTGGCCTCCAAG CTGGGATGGAAATTCTATGATGCGGATGATTACCACTCCGAGGAGAATCGATTAAAGATGGGAAGAGGGGTACCACTGAGCGACCAG GACAGGATTCCGTGGCTTTACAGCTTGCACGACATTTTACTGAG AGATGTGGCTTTGGGACAGCCTGTTGTACTAGCCTGTTCAGCTCTAAAGAAAATGTACAGAGACGTCTTGATCCGAGGAGGAAGTGACGTGCCTCTGAAAAGTGATGACTCAGTAAAGGAGGAACCGCTGGCAGGCCGGAAGCTCCTGGTGGTCTACCTCTGCGGGTCATTTGACGTCATTTATGGACGCTTGCTACAAAGAAAAGGACATTTTATGCCGCCCGAGTTACTGCAGTCCCAGTTCAGTATTCTGGAGCCCCCATCAGCTCCCGAAAACTTCATCCAAGTCAGTGTGGACAGAGGTCTCCCAGAGATCACTGCTGCCATTATGGAAGCCCTCAAATGA
- the Idnk gene encoding probable gluconokinase isoform X3 yields MGRGVPLSDQDRIPWLYSLHDILLRDVALGQPVVLACSALKKMYRDVLIRGGSDVPLKSDDSVKEEPLAGRKLLVVYLCGSFDVIYGRLLQRKGHFMPPELLQSQFSILEPPSAPENFIQVSVDRGLPEITAAIMEALK; encoded by the exons ATGGGAAGAGGGGTACCACTGAGCGACCAG GACAGGATTCCGTGGCTTTACAGCTTGCACGACATTTTACTGAG AGATGTGGCTTTGGGACAGCCTGTTGTACTAGCCTGTTCAGCTCTAAAGAAAATGTACAGAGACGTCTTGATCCGAGGAGGAAGTGACGTGCCTCTGAAAAGTGATGACTCAGTAAAGGAGGAACCGCTGGCAGGCCGGAAGCTCCTGGTGGTCTACCTCTGCGGGTCATTTGACGTCATTTATGGACGCTTGCTACAAAGAAAAGGACATTTTATGCCGCCCGAGTTACTGCAGTCCCAGTTCAGTATTCTGGAGCCCCCATCAGCTCCCGAAAACTTCATCCAAGTCAGTGTGGACAGAGGTCTCCCAGAGATCACTGCTGCCATTATGGAAGCCCTCAAATGA